Proteins found in one Mycoplasma sp. 1578d genomic segment:
- a CDS encoding ABC transporter permease, translating to MIFKLFERFDKKTSLLIPYFLIALLLIVLPMILILSKAFANNGPSFDNWEFTKSPHTWNIIVRSLIVGIISSIICLIIALPYAYFVAISKSTLFRTYAISLIVSPLIIFTIARIYALRSLFQLIFASDINSLNSLWFIIIGLVYLNLPLMIMPLYTVFRDMPKNIVEASSDLGNNTLQTFFRVIIPYGTKAILSGFAIIFLASATTFIVSRKLLPNSSQLQLIGDAINEKINPGNAFNLSSGSALVIVVSGIFMSIYAFVLIVPRMIFFFKKGAKYE from the coding sequence ATGATTTTTAAATTATTTGAGAGATTTGACAAAAAAACATCCTTGTTAATTCCTTATTTTCTAATAGCTTTATTATTGATTGTTTTACCGATGATTTTAATCTTATCTAAAGCTTTTGCTAACAATGGGCCTAGTTTTGATAATTGAGAATTTACCAAAAGCCCACATACTTGAAACATTATTGTGCGGAGCTTAATTGTTGGAATTATTTCTTCAATTATTTGTTTAATTATTGCGCTTCCATACGCATATTTTGTAGCTATAAGTAAATCAACTTTATTTAGAACCTATGCAATTAGTTTAATTGTATCGCCACTAATTATTTTTACAATTGCTCGGATTTATGCACTGAGAAGTTTATTTCAACTCATTTTTGCTTCAGATATTAATTCGCTTAACTCACTTTGATTTATTATCATTGGATTAGTTTATTTAAACCTTCCCTTAATGATTATGCCTTTATATACTGTGTTTAGAGATATGCCTAAAAACATTGTTGAAGCAAGTAGTGATTTAGGAAATAATACTTTACAAACTTTTTTCAGAGTAATTATTCCTTACGGAACTAAAGCTATTTTAAGTGGATTTGCAATCATTTTCCTTGCTAGTGCTACTACCTTTATCGTGTCAAGAAAATTACTTCCTAATTCATCACAATTACAGCTTATTGGAGATGCAATTAATGAAAAAATTAACCCAGGAAATGCCTTTAATCTTTCGTCAGGATCAGCGTTAGTTATTGTGGTTAGTGGAATTTTCATGTCAATTTATGCTTTTGTGTTAATTGTGCCAAGAATGATCTTCTTTTTCAAAAAAGGAGCTAAATATGAGTAA
- a CDS encoding ABC transporter permease has protein sequence MSKFVAFVKRFYVYLILFCMYTPLLCGAIFSFNKTIKGQYNSVWVGYTAENWKTLFDERRDVAFVNTLLIAIIVSFLVVVLSIVSAYALYRQKNKLIKSFVNSTSKIPLVNPDNVTALGLVLVFGLFFGIIGVEREGLVRVIVAHTVMILPYGLSLAIPRSEKFNNNLYEAAQDLGYNKFFAWLKTYFMYMVPSIILIVVVSVVLSFDDYIITHVVSNVSTLGTKMYEGEFKPWGLVLGTIILFIVITGNIIYTVSKVKKGK, from the coding sequence ATGAGTAAGTTTGTTGCATTTGTTAAACGTTTTTATGTATATTTAATTCTTTTTTGCATGTACACACCATTGCTGTGTGGAGCTATCTTTAGTTTTAACAAGACCATCAAAGGTCAATATAACTCAGTTTGAGTTGGATATACTGCTGAAAATTGAAAAACTCTTTTTGATGAACGTAGAGATGTAGCTTTTGTTAATACTTTATTAATCGCTATTATCGTTTCTTTTTTAGTTGTTGTTTTATCAATTGTTAGTGCTTATGCTTTATACCGTCAAAAAAATAAATTAATTAAATCTTTTGTCAATTCAACTTCAAAAATTCCGCTTGTTAATCCTGATAACGTCACTGCTTTAGGGTTAGTACTAGTCTTTGGATTATTTTTCGGGATTATCGGAGTTGAAAGAGAAGGACTAGTTAGAGTGATTGTTGCTCATACTGTTATGATTTTACCGTATGGGCTTTCGCTTGCTATTCCACGGAGCGAAAAGTTTAATAATAACTTATATGAAGCTGCACAAGATTTAGGTTACAATAAGTTTTTTGCTTGACTAAAAACTTACTTTATGTACATGGTTCCTTCAATTATTTTAATTGTTGTAGTGTCTGTAGTTTTAAGTTTTGATGATTATATTATCACTCACGTAGTTTCTAATGTTTCAACTCTTGGAACTAAAATGTATGAAGGTGAATTTAAACCTTGAGGATTAGTGCTTGGAACAATTATTTTATTCATTGTAATTACTGGAAATATCATTTACACAGTATCAAAGGTGAAAAAAGGAAAATAA